In the Theobroma cacao cultivar B97-61/B2 chromosome 1, Criollo_cocoa_genome_V2, whole genome shotgun sequence genome, one interval contains:
- the LOC18611025 gene encoding cold-regulated 413 plasma membrane protein 2, which yields MGRMDYLAMKTDPVAEDLISSDMTELKLAAKKLINDATKLGGLGFGTSFLKWVASFAAIYLLILDRTNWRTNMLTSLLIPYIFFSLPMVLFNFLRGEVGKWIAFVAVVLRLFFPRHFPDWLEMPGSLILLLVVAPNFFAHTLKDSWVGVLICLLIGCYLLQEHIRASGGFRNSFSQSHGISNTVGIILLLVYPVWSLVLHFV from the exons ATGGGGAGAATGGACTATTTGGCTATGAAAACAGATCCTGTAGCAGAAGATTTGATTAGTTCTGATATGACTGAGCTGAAGCTGGCTGCAAAGAAGTTGATCAATGATGCAACTAAGCTTGGAGGTCTTGGTTTTGGAACTTCTTTTCTCAAATGGGTTGCCTCCTTTGCTGCTAT TTATTTGTTAATCCTAGACCGAACAAACTGGAGAACAAACATGTTGACTTCACTTCTGATACCTTACATCTTCTTTAGTCTTCCTATGGTGCTTTTCAACTTTCTAAG GGGAGAGGTTGGAAAATGGATCGCATTCGTTGCAGTTGTTCTAAGGCTGTTCTTCCCCCGACACTTTCCAG ATTGGCTGGAGATGCCCGGATCATTGATTCTTCTCCTGGTTGTGGCTCCAAACTTCTTTGCACACACCTTGAAGGACAGCTGGGTCGGTGTTTTGATATGCCTCCTCATCGGTTGTTACTTGCTGCAAGAGCACATCCGGGCCTCGGGTGGATTCAGGAATTCCTTCTCTCAGAGCCATGGAATATCAAACACCGTTGGCATTATCCTTCTGTTAGTCTACCCTGTCTGGTCCCTGGTGCTTCACTTCGTCTAG
- the LOC18611026 gene encoding BTB/POZ domain-containing protein At5g66560 produces the protein MAADKPSSKGQAWFCATGLPSDIMIEVDDMTFHLHKFPLMSKSRKLDQLIAEQGRKSSTTTVTKQRQRETETEIEEEEGEYQEEQENEEEEDQYQISLPDFPGGSETFEGAAKFCYGVKIDLSSSTVVPLRCAAEFLEMTEEYSEGNLISKTERFLSQSVFKSLKESVKALKSCESVMSLAESLGIVQRLIESIAARASSTDPTLFGWPVNDGIVEAKGASSQALWNGIETGLRRKSLGRTNNVESWFEDLALLSLPLFKRLILTLKTRDLSPEIIESCLMCYAKKYIPGTSRSNRKPSTSSSASGVSEGEQRELLETIISNLPLEKSPTRSSTATRFLFGLLRTANILNASESCKAALEKKIGFQLEQATLDDLLIPSYSYLNETLYDVDCIERILGYFLDGLEERNAEGIEAETRGNNNNILNNNSVRPPALMLVGKLIDGYLSEIASDANLKPEKFYNLAISLPDQARLFDDGLYRAVDVYLKAHPWIPESEREKICGVLDCQKLTLEACTHAAQNERLPLRAVVQVLFFEQLQLRHAIAGTLLAAEAAPTNAGRLSEAMREEEDEEEEERAGVVSVSRGEEGSSTWRAAVRENQVLRLDMDSMRTRVHQLERECSTMKKVIEKIEKEGPRGGGWRGSLNRRFGCKFRTQVCDSHESTVAETRRGRHQSHHHHHEQ, from the exons atggcAGCTGACAAACCTAGCTCTAAGGGCCAAGCATG GTTTTGTGCCACTGGATTACCAAGTGACATTATGATTGAAGTTGATGACATGACTTTTCATCTCCATAAG TTCCCTTTGATGTCCAAAAGCCGAAAGCTTGATCAGTTAATAGCGGAGCAAGGTCGGAAATCATCCACTACAACGGTTACCAAACAAAGGCAGCGCGAAACCGAAACCGAAatcgaagaagaagaaggagagtATCAAGAAGAAcaggaaaatgaagaagaagaagatcaATACCAGATATCTCTTCCGGATTTCCCGGGTGGTTCGGAAACTTTTGAAGGCGCCGCCAAATTCTGTTACGGCGTTAAAATCGATCTCTCCTCCTCCACCGTCGTTCCTCTCCGTTGCGCCGCCGAGTTTCTTGAAATGACGGAAGAGTACTCCGAAGGTAACCTTATTTCAAAAACCGAACGGTTCCTTTCTCAATCCGTTTTCAAAAGCCTTAAGGAATCGGTCAAAGCGTTAAAATCATGCGAATCCGTGATGTCTTTAGCGGAATCTTTAGGCATTGTTCAGAGATTGATTGAGTCAATCGCTGCGAGAGCTTCTTCTACAGATCCGACTCTGTTTGGCTGGCCGGTGAATGACGGGATTGTCGAAGCTAAAGGCGCTTCCAGTCAAGCTTTATGGAACGGAATTGAAACTGGtttgagaagaaaaagtctAGGTCGAACGAACAATGTAGAGTCCTGGTTTGAAGATCTGGCATTGCTGAGTTTGCCGTTGTTTAAACGCTTGATTTTAACGTTGAAAACGCGAGATCTGAGTCCAGAGATCATCGAAAGCTGCCTTATGTGTTACGCCAAGAAGTATATTCCTGGAACGTCACGGTCAAATCGGAAACCATCGACGTCGTCGTCGGCCTCTGGTGTTTCGGAGGGTGAACAGCGAGAGCTTTTGGAAACTATTATCTCGAACCTTCCGTTAGAAAAGAGCCCCACCAGATCATCAACCGCTACGCGGTTTTTATTCGGTTTGTTGCGAACCGCTAACATTTTAAACGCTTCGGAATCCTGCAAAGCCGCGTTGGAGAAGAAGATTGGATTTCAGCTCGAGCAAGCTACGTTAGACGATCTGTTGATTCCGAGCTACTCGTATCTCAACGAAACGCTCTATGACGTTGATTGCATTGAAAGGATTTTAGGTTATTTTTTGGACGGATTGGAAGAGAGAAACGCGGAAGGAATCGAAGCCGAAACGAGAGGTAACAACAATAACATTCTTAATAATAATAGCGTTAGACCGCCTGCGCTGATGCTCGTCGGAAAGTTAATCGACGGTTACCTTTCGGAGATTGCATCCGACGCGAATTTGAAGCCGGagaaattttataatctcgCAATTTCTCTTCCTGACCAAGCTAGACTCTTCGACGACGGACTGTACAGAGCTGTGGACGTGTACCTCAAG GCGCATCCTTGGATACCGGAATCGGAGAGGGAAAAGATATGCGGGGTGTTAGATTGTCAAAAGCTGACGCTCGAAGCATGCACTCACGCGGCACAGAACGAGCGGTTACCATTACGCGCGGTAGTGCAAGTGTTGTTCTTCGAGCAGTTGCAGCTACGTCACGCGATCGCCGGGACGTTGTTAGCGGCGGAAGCGGCGCCGACGAATGCGGGGAGGTTGTCGGAGGCGATGAGAGAGGAAGAGGACGAGGAGGAGGAGGAAAGGGCGGGGGTGGTTTCGGTCTCACGTGGGGAAGAAGGTAGTAGCACGTGGAGAGCGGCCGTGAGGGAGAATCAGGTGCTGCGGCTGGACATGGATAGCATGAGGACGCGGGTGCACCAGCTGGAGAGAGAATGTTCCACGATGAAGAAAGTGATCGAGAAGATCGAAAAGGAAGGTCCACGTGGCGGTGGCTGGAGAGGATCGTTGAATAGGCGGTTCGGGTGTAAGTTCAGGACTCAAGTTTGTGATTCGCATGAATCTACGGTTGCGGAAACCAGAAGGGGAAGGCATCAGTCacaccatcatcatcatgaacaaTAG
- the LOC18611027 gene encoding protein HGV2 produces the protein MAEEEVTAPAASEASVTMTEQTPDLKVGETLGTQGSIEATIESAVQGGTESTCNNNDNAESLGLASDVDREKTLEFADELAEKGSKAFKENDFAEAADCFSRALEIRVAHHGELAIECLKAYYLYGRALLYKAQEETDPLVSVPKKEGETQQGSNKEESVKSAVNGESSVASVSSDAKQDESSTQHEGATKDGGRDEEEEDEDSDTDDVAEADEDDSDLDLAWKMLDVARAIADKQQLGDTMEKVDILSALAEVALEREDIESSLSDYQKALSILQQLVEPDHRQIAELNFRICMCLEIGSKPQEAIPYCQKAISVCRSRLERLTNEVKSSAGSALSSAASELDDGVQQSSDGSQTVKSITDKEAEITTLAGLAEDLEKKLEDLQQLASNPKSIIAELLGMVSARGRDGEKSAAPTAVSSSRIATANSNENFDSPTVSTAHSNGTAGVTHLGVIGRGVKRVLMSTGSVESSSAKKPAIEPSSDNGDGSSAS, from the exons ATGGCTGAAGAAGAAGTTACGGCGCCAGCGGCATCAGAGGCGTCGGTGACAATGACGGAGCAAACTCCAGACCTGAAAGTTGGGGAAACCCTAGGAACGCAAGGTTCAATCGAAGCCACAATCGAATCTGCGGTTCAAGGAGGCACCGAGTCGACATGCAACAATAACGATAATGCTGAAAGTCTTGGACTTGCTTCGGATGTTGATCGAGAGAAGACGCTGGAGTTCGCAGATGAGTTGGCGGAGAAAGGATCTAAGGCTTTTAAAGAAAACGATTTCGCCGAAGCTGCTGATTGCTTTAGCCGCGCCCTTGAAATCAG GGTTGCCCATCATGGTGAACTTGCCATTGAATGTCTGAAGGCTTACTATCTGTATGGACGTGCACTGCTGTACAAGGCTCAAGAGGAGACTGATCCCTTAGTTTCTGTGCCAAAGAAGGAGGGTGAGACTCAGCAAGGCTCGAACAAAGAAGAGTCTGTTAAAAGTGCTGTAAATGGTGAATCTTCAGTTGCATCTGTATCAAGTGATGCCAAACAGGACGAGAGTTCAACTCAGCACGAAGGGGCTACCAAAGATG GTGGAAGAGATGAGGAAGAGGAAGATGAGGATAGTGACACTGATGATGTGGCTGAAGCAGATGAGGATGATTCTGACCTGGATTTGGCATGGAAAATGCTAGATGTTGCCAGGGCAATTGCTGATAAACAACAGCTGGGTGACACCATGGAGAAAGTGGATATTTTATCAGCATTGGCTGAGGTTGCCTTGGAACGAG AGGACATTGAATCTTCACTCAGTGACTACCAGAAAGCCCTTTCCATTTTGCAACAGCTGGTTGAACCAGATCACCGCCAAATTGCTGAACT GAATTTTCGAATATGTATGTGTTTGGAAATTGGCTCAAAGCCCCAAGAAGCAATTCCGTACTGTCAGAAGGCCATCTCAGTTTGCAGGTCTCGGCTGGAGCGTCTAACAAATGAAGTAAAGAGTTCTGCAGGATCAGCATTGTCTTCGGCTGCCTCTGAATTGGATGATGGTGTACAACAGTCCTCCGATGGCTCTCAGACTGTTAAATCTATCACAGATAAAGAAGCAGAAATTACAACACTTGCTGGACTTGCTGAAGACCTGGAAAAGAAG CTTGAAGATCTACAGCAGCTGGCCTCCAACCCGAAGTCAATTATTGCTGAACTCCTGGGAATGGTATCTGCCCGGGGAAGGGATGGTGAGAAGAGTGCTGCTCCCACTGCAGTGAGCTCTTCACGGATTGCTACTGCTAACAGCAATGAAAATTTCGATTCTCCAACTGTATCCACTGCTCACTCAAATGGGACTGCAGGGGTCACACACCTTGGAGTTATAGGAAGAGGAGTGAAGCGAGTTTTGATGAGTACAGGCTCGGTAGAATCAAGCTCAGCAAAGAAACCTGCAATCGAGCCATCATCTGACAATGGAGATGGCAGCAGTGCCTCCTGA
- the LOC18611028 gene encoding uncharacterized protein LOC18611028 gives MASTISPPVLQSLSVSRAHNAHAGRSVKAQFSKPALTVSLPNRRQLLFFLTATTALTVRDAASNAEDIPLFGLRKKLKSVEEEAVEIVKEGFETAEKGIITVEKGLKTAEKEIEQAEKEIESAVSFGALAQAGAVAGAECLGVVVATSIVNGILGPEAQKS, from the coding sequence ATGGCTTCCACAATTTCGCCACCTGTACTCCAATCCCTCTCAGTAAGCCGTGCGCACAACGCGCACGCCGGACGATCCGTCAAGGCGCAGTTTAGTAAACCTGCGCTGACGGTTTCTCTCCCGAACCGGAGACAGCTTCTGTTCTTTCTGACGGCAACGACGGCATTGACGGTTAGAGACGCGGCGTCGAATGCGGAGGATATTCCGTTATTCGGTTTAAGGAAGAAGTTGAAGAGCGTGGAGGAGGAAGCGGTGGAGATTGTGAAGGAAGGGTTCGAGACGGCGGAGAAAGGGATCATTACGGTGGAGAAAGGGTTGAAGACGGCGGAGAAGGAGATCGAACAAGCGGAAAAGGAGATCGAAAGTGCCGTTAGTTTCGGCGCGTTGGCTCAGGCGGGTGCCGTGGCGGGGGCTGAGTGTCTCGGCGTTGTGGTGGCTACTTCTATTGTGAACGGAATTTTAGGGCCTGAGGCCCAAAAATCTTGA
- the LOC18611029 gene encoding wall-associated receptor kinase-like 14 — MILCQAKLSFSVTIAILLVISQAKSVNSEKNRCKGSCVKGNFSTTLPFPFGFSPGCPIQLNCSSDGVRIGEFLVLNVTSTDIIIKLPVECGRRLASLSVLFGENYAVSVANNLLLQNCTKQLPAPCEIRSKFLERSFLPNSCIDKSDNITCFAGGDGEQLLNFKEVSNTQCRFLFSSTSIVVNSASNSVVSLELERVKLAWWVEGTCSCDANANCTNVKKGNRTLGFTCLCHKGYEGDGFKAGGGCRRVPHCNPSKYISGKCGGTTRVGVLVGGLIAGALLTGGVALLCCYVRRRSSSLNKQMSAKRLLCEAAGNSSVPFYAYREIERATNCFSDKQRLGTGAYGTVYAGKLHNDDWVAIKRFRYRDPDSIDQVMNEIKLLSSVSHPNLVRLLGCCIEEGEPILVYEFMPNGTLSQHLQRERGEGLPWTVRLTIAAETAKAIAYLHSVNPPIFHRDIKSSNILLDFSYRSKVADFGLSRLGMSESSHISTAPQGTPGYLDPQYHQYFHLSDKSDVYSFGVVLVEIITALKVVDFSRPHSEVNLAALANDRIGRGCVDEILDPYLEPHRDAWTLSSIHNVAELAFRCLAFHRDMRPTMTEVAEELEHIRLSAWVPGMCIESPTASSCPSSDDESERSLRTKTSKKSVVGSQRLIVKQRGGDCLTSLDEVKNSSPVSVQDHWLSEQSSPSTNSLLGNASHRE; from the exons ATGATATTGTGCCAAGCAAAACTATCCTTCTCAGTAACAATAGCAATTCTTTTGGTCATCTCCCAAGCAAAATCAGTTAACTCAGAGAAGAACCGGTGCAAAGGTTCCTGCGTAAAAGGCAATTTCTCAACAACCTTACCGTTTCCATTCGGGTTCTCACCGGGTTGCCCCATCCAACTCAACTGCAGCTCAGACGGAGTCCGGATTGGAGAATTCCTTGTCCTGAATGTAACTTCTACGGATATCATCATCAAACTTCCCGTCGAATGCGGACGACGGCTTGCCTCACTTTCAGTTCTGTTCGGTGAAAACTACGCGGTCTCTGTCGCTAATAATCTTCTGCTCCAAAACTGTACGAAGCAGTTACCAGCTCCTTGTGAAATACGTTCGAAGTTTTTAGAAAGATCATTTTTGCCTAACTCTTGCATTGATAAGAGTGATAATATAACTTGTTTTGCTGGCGGCGATGGTGAGCAGTTGTTGAATTTCAAGGAAGTTAGTAATACGCAGTGCCGTTTCTTGTTCTCGTCGACTTCGATCGTAGTTAACTCGGCTAGTAACTCAGTGGTTTCTTTGGAGTTGGAACGAGTTAAATTGGCATGGTGGGTTGAAGGGACGTGTAGCTGTGATGCAAACGCTAATTGTACAAATGTTAAGAAAGGTAACAGAACGTTGGGGTTCACGTGCCTTTGCCATAAAGGGTATGAAGGTGATGGGTTCAAAGCAGGCGGTGGTTGCCGGAGAG TTCCTCACTGCAATCCTTCAAAATACATATCTGGCAAATGCGGGGGAACTACAAGAGTTGGTGTCCTGGTTGGAG GGCTTATTGCTGGAGCTTTGCTGACGGGTGGTGTGGCTCTTTTATGTTGCTATGTGCGACGGCGTTCTAGTTCCTTGAACAAACAGATGAGTGCAAAGCGCCTTCTATGTGAAGCTGCAGGCAACTCAAGTGTTCCATTTTATGCCTACAGAGAAATTGAAAGAGCTACTAATTGCTTCTCTGATAAACAAAGGCTGGGGACTGGAGCCTATGGTACAGTTTATGCAGGAAAACTCCACAATGATGATTGGGTTGCCATAAAAAGATTCAGATATAGAGACCCTGACAGTATTGACCAAGTAATGAATGAGATTAAGCTGCTTTCCTCTGTCAGTCACCCGAATCTTGTCCGCCTCTTAGGTTGCTGCATAGAGGAGGGCGAACCCATCCTGGTCTATGAATTTATGCCTAACGGAACTTTATCCCAGCATCTGCAAAGAGAGAGGGGTGAAGGACTTCCGTGGACAGTAAGGCTCACAATCGCTGCTGAAACTGCCAAGGCTATTGCCTATCTTCACTCTGTGAATCCACCTATTTTTCACCGAGATATAAAGTCTAGCAATATACTCTTGGATTTCAGCTATAGATCCAAGGTAGCTGATTTTGGTCTTTCCAGGCTTGGGATGTCTGAATCATCCCACATCTCAACTGCCCCTCAAGGAACACCAGGCTATCTTGATCCTCAATACCATCAGTACTTCCATCTGTCAGATAAAAGTGATGTCTACAGTTTCGGGGTCGTTCTTGTGGAGATAATAACTGCATTGAAAGTGGTCGACTTCTCACGTCCTCATAGTGAGGTAAACCTGGCAGCACTCGCTAATGATAGGATAGGAAGAGGCTGTGTCGATGAGATACTCGATCCATACCTTGAACCACATAGGGATGCTTGGACACTTTCATCAATTCATAATGTGGCCGAGTTAGCATTTAGATGCCTTGCTTTCCATCGGGACATGAGGCCTACCATGACCGAGGTTGCGGAAGAGCTAGAACACATCCGGCTCAGCGCTTGGGTACCCGGCATGTGCATCGAATCACCAACAGCTTCCTCTTGTCCATCCTCCGATGATGAAAGTGAGAGATCCCTAAGGACCAAGACAAGCAAGAAGTCAGTGGTGGGAAGCCAGAGATTGATTGTGAAGCAAAGGGGAGGAGATTGTCTGACTTCCTTAGATGAAGTCAAAAACAGCTCCCCTGTTTCAGTCCAAGATCATTGGTTAAGTGAACAAAGCTCACCTTCAACAAACAGCCTGTTGGGCAATGCATCCCATCGAGAATGA
- the LOC18611030 gene encoding uncharacterized protein LOC18611030 — MSGREEDNDSDAPEEFTNEQGLKQDEEIRQIQKENKARFIREGKERRRHWAQKKTPRQSAKKVENGQEDVETGMDEESQAKKGMLPTNIVEMLASREKLVFLSDSEDEKTEVKHTSRKKKKKSSGLEPVILEDIPPARCLQNSLEFLKKRKMQVPRSSSVLNYSNQALRLNCVLTTSGLRESCKRL; from the exons ATGTCGGGAAGAGAAGAAGATAACGACTCGGACGCACCCGAAGAATTTACAAACGAGCAG GGTTTGAAGCAAGATGAAGAGATAAGACAAATCCAGAAAGAAAATAAGGCCAG GTTTATTCGTGAGGGAAAAGAAAGGCGCAGACATTGGGCTCAGAAGAAAACACCGCGTCAATCTGCAAAAAAGGTTGAGAATGGCCAAGAAGATGTAGAAACTGGGATGGATGAGGAGTCTCAGGCCAAGAAGGGGATGCTTCCTACTAACATTGTTGAAATGCTTGCATCTCGTGAAAA ACTAGTTTTTTTATCAGACTCTGAGGATGAGAAGACTGAGGTAAAGCACActtcaagaaagaaaaaaaagaaaagctcaGG GTTAGAACCTGTTATTTTGGAGGACATACCACCTGCTCGATGCTTGCAGAATTCCTTGGAGTTcttgaagaaaaggaaaatgcaaGTTCCAAGGTCATCTTCAGTTTTAAACTACTCCAACCAAGCACTTCGCCTTAATTGTGTCCTCACTACTTCTGGGTTACGTGAAAGCTGTAAAAGATTGTAA